In one window of Pseudobdellovibrionaceae bacterium DNA:
- the sufB gene encoding Fe-S cluster assembly protein SufB: MSAKTPGEAVDRDYKYGFYTDIEVDEVPKGLSEEIIRMISAKKQEPEWMLKIRLRAFETWKKMTEPQWAHVDYEPIDYQEIRYYSAPKKESDDGGPKSLDDLDPELLKTFERLGIPLAEQKRISGVAIDVVFDSVSVGTTHQEELAKHGVIFCSISEAIKEHPELVKKYLGSVVPMADNFFSSLNTAVFTDGSFCYIPKGVRCPIDLSTYFRINAKDTGQFERTLVIADEGSFVNYLEGCTAPMRDENQLHAAVVELVALEGAEINYSTVQNWYSGDKEGRGGIYNFVTKRGKCAGKNSKISWTQVESGSAITWKYPSVILQGDNSVGAFYSVALTHDKMQADTGTKMIHLGKNTKSTIISKGISADHSSNAYRGLVKIMPKAEGARNYSQCDSMLVGDRASAHTYPYLEVKNKSAIIEHEASTSRISADQLFYLQSRGLDTEQSVAMLVNGFCKDVFKHLPLEFSVEAVKLIEMKLENSIG; this comes from the coding sequence ATGAGCGCCAAAACCCCGGGCGAAGCCGTAGACCGCGATTACAAATACGGATTTTATACTGATATTGAAGTGGATGAAGTTCCAAAGGGTCTGAGTGAAGAAATCATTCGAATGATTTCTGCAAAAAAACAAGAGCCCGAGTGGATGCTAAAGATCCGGCTCCGCGCCTTCGAGACGTGGAAAAAAATGACCGAACCCCAATGGGCACACGTGGATTATGAGCCCATAGATTATCAAGAGATTAGATACTACTCGGCACCCAAGAAAGAAAGCGATGACGGTGGTCCAAAGAGCTTAGATGATTTAGACCCTGAATTACTAAAAACATTTGAACGTTTGGGAATACCGCTGGCAGAACAAAAGAGAATCTCTGGCGTTGCGATAGATGTAGTATTTGATAGTGTATCTGTGGGCACCACACATCAAGAGGAGCTGGCAAAACACGGTGTGATTTTCTGCTCTATTTCGGAGGCCATTAAAGAGCATCCTGAGCTTGTGAAAAAATATCTAGGCTCAGTTGTACCCATGGCGGACAATTTCTTTTCAAGCTTAAACACGGCAGTATTTACTGACGGCTCGTTTTGCTACATTCCAAAAGGCGTTCGGTGCCCTATCGACCTATCTACATATTTTCGAATCAACGCTAAAGATACCGGGCAATTTGAGCGAACACTTGTCATTGCTGATGAGGGAAGTTTCGTAAATTACCTAGAGGGCTGTACGGCACCCATGCGCGATGAAAATCAGCTTCATGCGGCAGTGGTGGAGTTGGTCGCACTTGAGGGCGCTGAGATAAATTATTCTACTGTACAAAACTGGTATTCCGGAGACAAAGAGGGGCGCGGAGGCATTTATAATTTTGTTACCAAGCGGGGAAAATGCGCAGGCAAAAACTCTAAGATTTCTTGGACACAAGTGGAGTCTGGCTCAGCGATCACCTGGAAGTATCCCAGCGTTATCTTACAGGGCGACAACTCTGTGGGTGCCTTTTACTCAGTGGCGTTGACCCACGATAAAATGCAGGCAGACACTGGCACTAAGATGATTCATTTGGGGAAGAATACAAAAAGCACTATTATATCAAAGGGTATTTCAGCAGATCATTCTAGTAACGCCTACCGCGGACTCGTAAAAATAATGCCAAAGGCAGAAGGGGCTCGCAACTATTCCCAATGTGACTCCATGCTTGTAGGTGATCGTGCTAGCGCTCATACATATCCCTATCTTGAGGTGAAAAATAAATCGGCAATTATTGAACACGAGGCTTCGACTTCGCGGATCAGTGCGGATCAGTTGTTCTATCTGCAGTCAAGGGGTCTTGATACTGAACAATCGGTTGCCATGTTAGTTAATGGATTTTGCAAAGATGTATTTAAGCACTTACCACTCGAATTTTCAGTCGAGGCGGTGAAGCTTATTGAAATGAAACTAGAAAATAGTATTGGATAA
- the sufC gene encoding Fe-S cluster assembly ATPase SufC has product MLKIKNLHADIDGSEVLKGLGLEINPGEVHAIMGPNGSGKSTLSKVLAGHPAYEVTAGSVEYEINFKYKNLLEMAPDERAKEGIFLAFQYPVEVPGVSNFSFLKSSFNAICKHQGVAEMSDSEFRMFVYEKAKLVQMDPHFLDRSVNEGFSGGEKKRNEILQMAVLNPRLSLLDEIDSGLDIDALKIVANGVNKLRTSDNAVLMITHYQRLLNYIEPDFVHVLAGGKIVESGDKSLALKLEKQGYDWIASPAATVQ; this is encoded by the coding sequence ATGTTAAAAATCAAAAATTTACACGCCGATATCGATGGATCTGAAGTGTTAAAGGGTTTGGGCTTAGAAATTAACCCGGGCGAAGTTCACGCCATTATGGGTCCTAATGGGTCTGGAAAAAGTACCCTGTCAAAAGTGCTGGCGGGTCATCCGGCCTATGAAGTAACTGCCGGAAGCGTGGAATATGAAATTAACTTTAAATACAAAAACTTGTTGGAAATGGCTCCAGACGAGAGAGCCAAAGAGGGCATTTTTTTGGCGTTTCAATATCCCGTAGAAGTTCCTGGAGTGAGCAATTTTTCATTTTTAAAATCGTCATTCAATGCGATTTGCAAACACCAAGGCGTTGCCGAAATGAGCGATTCTGAATTCAGGATGTTTGTTTATGAAAAGGCCAAGCTTGTTCAAATGGACCCTCACTTTTTAGATCGTTCAGTCAACGAAGGGTTTTCGGGGGGCGAGAAAAAACGAAATGAAATTCTGCAAATGGCGGTGCTAAATCCCCGATTATCGCTGCTCGACGAGATAGACTCTGGCTTAGATATTGATGCATTAAAAATTGTCGCTAATGGCGTAAATAAGCTTAGAACCAGCGACAACGCCGTATTGATGATCACTCATTATCAACGGCTTCTTAACTACATTGAACCCGATTTTGTTCATGTGTTGGCGGGTGGAAAAATAGTCGAATCGGGTGACAAATCGCTGGCTCTGAAGCTTGAAAAACAAGGGTATGATTGGATTGCAAGCCCTGCGGCCACAGTTCAATAA
- the sufD gene encoding Fe-S cluster assembly protein SufD, translating into MQLVNFREAKYQQAEQQGWPGRKDEQWKYTNLKGLQSVDLNYRLSPPEKSDIEAVRKHVQGMRLKDANAVVFVNGKYVSELSARSSNELEISTYQSWLENKKNEPRFIQIQSKFDRVSFREKHHNMFVDLNAATFQDGVMIEVRPHKVVKGLIQVMHFFTGSLSSGVGSLRTIVPRHTYLLGRGSQACVMEQYYSVAEAPYFTNAVSDMVLESGSSLEFVKAQHNSVNSYHIHQVRAFLGRDSQLYSYELTLQGGVTRNNLNVALTEEGAGAMVNGLFLAKGSEHVDNHTLLHHDCGHTSSHQLYKGVLSGTSRGVFNGKILISENAQKVDSSQLSKNLLLSGDAEIDAKPELEVYADDVKANHGATVGQIDAEQLFYLMSRGISKPNAMTMLMEGFVKESTSNLQTTSLRKLVDQFVKKGFQQFTVGTTD; encoded by the coding sequence ATGCAATTGGTGAACTTTAGAGAAGCTAAATATCAACAAGCCGAACAGCAAGGGTGGCCTGGGCGAAAAGACGAGCAGTGGAAATACACTAATCTTAAGGGCCTACAGTCAGTGGATTTGAATTATCGTCTCAGTCCACCGGAAAAGTCAGACATAGAAGCTGTCCGAAAGCATGTTCAAGGCATGCGGCTCAAAGATGCCAACGCTGTGGTTTTTGTTAACGGAAAGTATGTGAGTGAGTTGAGTGCGCGATCGTCCAATGAACTTGAGATCTCAACATATCAGTCTTGGCTGGAAAATAAAAAAAATGAGCCGCGATTTATTCAGATTCAGTCCAAATTTGACAGAGTTAGCTTTAGAGAAAAACACCACAACATGTTTGTGGACTTAAACGCGGCGACTTTTCAAGACGGCGTAATGATTGAGGTGCGGCCCCATAAAGTAGTGAAAGGCCTCATCCAAGTGATGCATTTTTTCACGGGTTCATTGTCATCGGGAGTTGGCAGCCTGCGAACGATTGTTCCACGCCACACTTATCTTCTCGGCCGAGGCTCACAAGCGTGTGTAATGGAGCAATACTATTCTGTGGCCGAAGCCCCCTACTTTACCAATGCCGTGAGCGATATGGTGTTAGAAAGCGGATCTTCATTAGAATTTGTGAAGGCCCAACACAACAGTGTAAATAGTTACCATATTCATCAAGTCAGAGCCTTTTTGGGTCGGGACAGCCAGTTATATTCTTACGAATTGACTCTCCAAGGGGGAGTGACGCGAAATAATTTAAACGTGGCTTTAACAGAAGAAGGGGCCGGTGCCATGGTGAATGGTCTGTTTTTGGCCAAAGGCTCTGAACATGTAGACAACCATACGCTCTTGCATCACGACTGTGGCCACACTTCAAGTCACCAATTGTATAAGGGCGTTCTTTCTGGCACTTCTCGGGGCGTTTTCAATGGCAAAATTTTAATATCAGAAAATGCGCAAAAGGTGGATTCAAGTCAGTTGAGTAAAAATTTGTTGTTAAGTGGCGACGCCGAGATTGATGCAAAGCCAGAGTTAGAAGTATACGCCGATGACGTTAAAGCCAATCACGGCGCTACGGTGGGACAAATTGATGCCGAGCAATTGTTTTATTTAATGAGTCGCGGAATATCAAAACCAAATGCAATGACCATGTTAATGGAGGGGTTTGTCAAAGAATCAACGTCAAACCTGCAGACGACGTCTTTAAGAAAATTGGTAGACCAATTTGTCAAAAAAGGCTTTCAACAATTTACAGTGGGGACGACGGACTAA
- a CDS encoding cysteine desulfurase, translating to MEDATTMSQIKEMFPLAVHEVNGQPLVYLDSAATTLKPEVVIDRMEQFYRYQTANVHRGAHFLSDRATEMFEQARSAIASFINANSSSEIVFTRGTTESINLVAQSFGRSQLKPGDEIILTEMEHHSNIVPWQLVAEATGAVIKVIPVDDSGDLVLTEYEKLLSRRTKIVSVVVCSNSLGTVNPVKAIIEKAKTVNATVVLDAAQSISALPTDVQDLDCDFLAFSGHKIFGPYGIGVLYGKEELLNRMPPYQGGGSMIDTVSFKKTTFLQAPTRFEAGTPNISGAIGLGTAIEFVNSIGLGRIKQHEEALLSYATKRVSEIPGLSVIGTSPSKANILSFLIDEIHPADVASLLDQQGVAVRSGHHCCQPLMERFKIRGTLRASFSVYNNASDVDVLVAALKKAKEFF from the coding sequence ATGGAAGACGCTACGACCATGTCGCAGATTAAAGAGATGTTCCCATTGGCTGTTCATGAGGTGAACGGGCAGCCGCTTGTTTACCTTGACAGTGCGGCAACCACCTTGAAGCCTGAAGTTGTCATAGATCGCATGGAGCAATTTTATCGTTACCAAACGGCCAATGTACATAGAGGCGCCCATTTTCTAAGTGATCGTGCCACAGAAATGTTTGAACAAGCTCGAAGTGCCATAGCGTCGTTTATTAATGCCAATTCATCGTCTGAGATCGTGTTCACTCGAGGAACAACAGAATCGATTAATTTGGTAGCCCAATCTTTTGGTCGGTCTCAGCTCAAGCCGGGTGACGAGATTATTCTCACCGAAATGGAGCACCATTCTAATATTGTGCCCTGGCAGTTAGTGGCAGAGGCTACTGGGGCGGTCATTAAAGTGATTCCTGTTGATGACAGCGGCGACTTGGTTTTGACGGAGTACGAAAAGCTTTTGTCGCGTCGGACGAAAATAGTATCAGTTGTGGTGTGTTCAAACAGCTTGGGCACTGTGAACCCAGTAAAGGCTATTATCGAGAAGGCCAAGACCGTGAACGCCACAGTCGTCTTAGATGCAGCCCAATCGATTTCTGCGTTGCCCACAGATGTGCAAGATCTAGATTGTGATTTTCTCGCCTTTTCAGGACACAAAATATTTGGTCCCTATGGCATTGGCGTGTTGTATGGCAAAGAGGAACTATTGAATCGCATGCCTCCCTATCAGGGTGGCGGTTCTATGATCGACACGGTGTCTTTTAAAAAGACGACATTTTTACAGGCGCCAACACGATTTGAGGCGGGAACTCCCAATATTTCAGGGGCCATCGGTTTGGGTACAGCCATTGAGTTTGTGAACTCAATAGGTCTTGGGCGAATTAAACAGCATGAAGAGGCCCTTCTCAGTTATGCTACAAAAAGAGTTTCAGAGATCCCAGGATTGTCTGTTATCGGGACGTCGCCATCAAAAGCAAATATACTGTCGTTTCTAATCGATGAAATACATCCTGCAGATGTGGCAAGTCTTCTGGACCAGCAGGGTGTGGCCGTTCGTTCTGGCCACCATTGCTGTCAGCCTTTGATGGAGAGGTTTAAAATTCGTGGGACCTTGCGGGCTTCATTTTCGGTGTATAACAACGCTTCTGATGTGGATGTTTTAGTGGCGGCACTGAAAAAGGCAAAGGAGTTTTTCTAG
- a CDS encoding NifU family protein, translating into MKAVKLTPDEVLIRAQDTPNPYALKFVVNFPLKTEGKATFVSVSECGDLPLVSSLFSIPGVVQVYLFENTLTITHSGELDSELVKDHVGSVLRSRVGVHDPDFTSPDEKIAAPIQRDYSDLPEERRMIEEILDRTIRPGLQADGGDLEIVSFEDDELKILYQGACGGCPSAMSGTLEAIQNILRHEMGNDAIKVVPI; encoded by the coding sequence ATGAAAGCAGTGAAGTTAACTCCAGATGAAGTTTTGATTCGTGCACAAGACACTCCAAATCCTTATGCCCTTAAGTTTGTGGTGAACTTTCCTCTAAAAACAGAGGGCAAGGCCACGTTTGTTTCTGTTTCTGAATGTGGCGATCTACCATTAGTGAGTTCGTTGTTCTCTATTCCAGGCGTGGTGCAGGTGTACCTGTTCGAAAACACATTGACGATCACGCATAGTGGAGAGCTTGACTCTGAATTAGTAAAAGATCACGTGGGCTCCGTATTGAGAAGTCGCGTGGGGGTTCACGATCCCGATTTTACGAGTCCCGATGAAAAGATTGCTGCTCCTATTCAACGCGATTACTCAGATCTTCCTGAGGAGAGGCGAATGATAGAAGAAATTCTTGATCGTACCATTCGCCCAGGTCTACAGGCCGACGGTGGAGATCTTGAAATTGTGAGTTTTGAAGATGACGAGCTGAAGATTCTTTATCAAGGTGCGTGCGGAGGGTGTCCTAGCGCGATGTCAGGCACTTTAGAAGCCATTCAAAATATACTACGTCATGAGATGGGAAATGACGCAATTAAGGTCGTCCCTATATAG